A single Xiphias gladius isolate SHS-SW01 ecotype Sanya breed wild chromosome 22, ASM1685928v1, whole genome shotgun sequence DNA region contains:
- the LOC120783645 gene encoding G patch domain-containing protein 8 isoform X2: MGPKPREGPGMACSACYYLVISSTHLNNGHFRRVKGVFRGPLCPTATSDSPERAERALGCSVEDLKALFYCELCDKQYLRHQEFDNHINSYDHAHKQRLKDLKHREFARNVASKSWKDQRKQEKALRRLHQLAQLQQETQRVPGRTYGLRSTVRAVSQQQDRDVDQRDHSPDDKPEPFSHTQQPRPTQALTTTLSHQPEDPCQSPCLIPLPTALAESSLMTHPASSTNPPAVETQSCMGLYPQLPLTARGRVGGRLGVSFCFSRRGPRLEPSASVFSDLEEEEREKREQMKERIKEMMEDIDREIGAAEERKHSESEKHKSSSDSVGSSDIGQIPRETVKEEGEIEKKDIVVKEHSLTSTAAPGNQSHDSLFSPLKTQVTIWGTALAGAHMDTEHTDSETERKPETERGREESQQMCVLGKDGSTRLRWPVSLLKFTKSQPHISYSCNPLCLNPQQTEQLTEDLQVSQQNQMCALSDESNPCVPVILTPDTHSCLQRQTRHELREPRQKIAEEDFKAEQHIDVETKAHLFLKKNLTTSETGQESERCRLSMENCVRAASQPFDPAYSDSSDTNSHNPLGGRLGGARGIRERPLKALSCKLESVTQSGTQGMCIGPSRCECGSETMCECASTPQPYVGVSEVSCKNRKTSTKKHKLGKRKRGEKERASNKPQSARCKVRSVVSTVSTGRERRGEAGGSWGKKKRQSESGELRMRRSVRRAGSSCLLGRCEAEPVSVSVRKRRPHRSHSSESQSQPDREQAEHCSAYSQLTRHTADRDTKGEGKRDRDAGTFPWRSHFSLHSFSPGCDSKPFWERGHHSNPRSFIDCCYPDNSYGSSPVRKRKLLHRDRKFIHSKRKNLRHSEVWERSGRKMGGHSGCRDRGLISDTQQQWEWMRGNCPGGGEEGRTRTGWRSRNRAVEKDRVARFSPSPSRWGRRSRHLSTEDVDWDRCSVDRWTWGSSDSWEDRGTHRSTSGSRTGADSRDSPGCLWRCTGTGRSSSRYFSSPEWWTSRQTYSPQSVVNTRASRCHSPRSCSPCSSTSMSELSWEWSRSSTCSGVTVDGLTVCPCRMSSGAPGLSSDPQEAKKQSSSMSASSSLTPSSFSHSSPLRSSFSPPVPGFNMHHCEISPLHLKEPNSQSDLRHGPSASITTSSSDTPPPGLSPSKSLPQKRARMLLLPLIGKLPAIQRKARGKKWLLEKSQDKEGEDEVETKGSGVDPRAVADSQKHPLSMAESNSGSTPNLCPSQIRTDDKQTGGETAAPISFTAEEMDKYRLLQEQAREHMQKVLEQTQEGEDTHTGTNYTHTIQTENCGTSEEQYTHVPALLHNPSQPQTQSIHTDVMQTQAQHALQAQNKGKGAPAIQRQAGLVSSSLFPSEPQTDQLPFEVSLMPGKEGQEKVIILCPYLHSIQVI, encoded by the exons gaACGTGCAGAAAGGGCCTTGGGCTGCTCAGTCGAGGATCTGAAGGCTCTTTTCTACTGTGAGCTGTGTGACAAGCAGTACCTCAGACACCAGGAGTTTGACAACCACATCAACTCCTACGaccatgcacacaaacag AGGCTGAAGGACCTCAAGCACAGGGAGTTTGCTCGCAACGTGGCCTCCAAATCATGGAAGGACCAGCGCAAACAGGAGAAGGCTCTCAGACGCCTGCACCAGCTTGCACAGCTGCAACAGGAAACTCAGCG AGTCCCAGGAAGGACTTATGGGCTAAGAAGTACAGTCAGAGCTGTGAGCCAGCAGCAAGATAGAGACGTGGATCAAAGAGACCACAGCCCTGACGACAAACCTGAACCCTTCAGCCACACTCAGCAACCCCGTCCTACGCAAGCCCTGACAACTACTCTCAGCCACCAGCCAGAAGATCCATGTCAATCTCCTTGCCTAATACCGTTGCCCACTGCTCTAGCAGAGTCCTCACTAATGACACATCCAGCATCCAGTACAAACCCTCCTGCAGTGGAAACCCAATCTTGCATGGGCTTGTATCCCCAGCTGCCTCTCACTGCGCGTGGGAGAGTGGGAGGCAGGCTTGGGGTATCTTTCTGCTTCTCACGCAGGGGGCCCAGGCTGGAGCCTTCTGCCTCAGTGTTCTCAGACctcgaggaggaggagagagagaagagggagcaaatgaaagaaaggatAAAGGAAATGATGGAAGATATCGACAGGGAGATTGGGGCAGCggaggagaggaaacacagTGAGAGTGAAAAGCATAAGTCTAGCTCTGACAGTGTTGGATCGAGCGACATTGGGCAAATCCCCAGAGAGACTGTGAAAGAAGAGGGggagattgaaaaaaaagacatcgTGGTGAAAGAACACTCTCTTACTTCCACAGCAGCACCTGGTAATCAGAGCCATGACTCACTATTTTCGCCCTTGAAGACCCAGGTGACCATATGGGGTACAGCACTAGCAGGGGCACACATGGACACCGAACACACAGatagtgagacagagagaaagccagaaacagagagggggagggaggagagtcAGCAAATGTGTGTGCTAGGGAAAGATGGCTCGACTCGTCTGAGATGGCCGGTCAGTCTGCTAAAATTCACCAAGTCTCAACCACACATTTCCTACAGTTGCAACCCACTCTGCTTAAACCCCCAACAAACAGAACAACTCACAGAGGATCTGCAGGTGTCACAACAGAATCAGATGTGCGCTCTCTCAGATGAATCAAACCCATGTGTGCCAGTTATTCTTACACCAGACACTCACTCTTGTTTacaaagacagacaagacaTGAGTTGAGAGAACCCAGACAGAAAATAGCTGAGGAGGATTTCAAGGCAGAGCAACATATTGATGTAGAGACAAAAGCACACCtgttcctaaaaaaaaaccttacaacATCAGAAACAGGACAAGAGAGTGAAAGATGCAGGCTAAGTATGGAGAACTGTGTAAGGGCAGCATCCCAACCATTTGACCCTGCCTATAGTGACAGCTCTGACACAAACTCCCACAATCCTCTGGGAGGCAGATTAGGGGGTGCGAGAGGGATCAGGGAGAGACCCCTCAAAGCCCTGAGCTGTAAATTAGAGTCTGTCACCCAGTCTGGCACACAAGGGATGTGCATAGGCCCATCCAGGTGTGAGTGTGGGAGTGAgacaatgtgtgagtgtgccaGCACTCCACAGCCATACGTGGGTGTCTCAGAAGTGTCAtgcaaaaacaggaaaactagcacaaagaaacacaagctgggaaagaggaagaggggtgAAAAGGAAAGAGCTTCAAACAAGCCCCAATCAGCAAGGTGCAAAGTGAGGAGTGTTGTCTCTACAGTCTCCACTGgtagagaaaggagaggagaagctggagggagctgggggaagaaaaagaggcaaagtGAGAGCGGGGAgttgaggatgaggaggagtgTGCGGAGAGCAGGGAGCAGCTGTCTCCTGGGGAGATGTGAGGCTGAGccagtgtctgtctctgtcaggaAGAGGAGGCCTCATAGGAGCCACAGCTCTGAATCCCAGTCACAGCCAGACAGAGAGCAGGCAGAGCACTGCAGTGCCTACTCCCAGCTCAccagacacacagcagacagagacaccaaaggggagggaaagagagacagagatgcagggACTTTTCCCTGGCGATCTCACTTCTCCTTACACTCCTTCTCACCAGGATGTGACTCAAAGCCGTTTTGGGAAAGGGGTCACCATAGCAACCCCAGGAGTTTCATTGACTGCTGTTACCCTGACAACAGCTATGGTAGCAGCCcggtgagaaaaagaaaactcctCCACAGGGACAGGAAATTCATTCATAGTAAGAGGAAGAATTTGAGGCATAGTGAGGTCTGGGAGAGGAGTGGCAGGAAAATGGGAGGGCATTCAGGTTGCAGAGACAGAGGCCTGATATCAGATACACAACAACAGTGGGAGTGGATGAGAGGAAACTGTCCTGGAGGTGGTGAAGAGGGCAGGACAAGGACTGGGTGGAGATCGAGAAACAGAGCAGTGGAGAAAGATCGGGTGGCAAGATTTAGCCCCAGTCCTAGCAGGTGGGGCAGGAGAAGCAGACATCTTAGCACAGAAGATGTAGACTGGGACAGGTGCAGTGTGGACAGATGGACATGGGGCAGCAGCGACAGCTGGGAAGACAGGGGGACACACAGATCCACGTCAGGCTCCAGAACAGGGGCTGACAGCAGAGACAGCCCAGGCTGTTTGTGGAGATGTACAGGCACCGGACGCTCAAGCTCCAGATACTTCTCCAGCCCTGAGTGGTGGACAAGTAGGCAGACGTACAGCCCCCAGAGTGTGGTGAATACACGGGCCAGCAGATGCCATAGCCCGCGCTCCTGCAGCCCCTGCAGCAGCACCAGTATGTCCGAGCTGAGCTGGGAGTGGAGCAGGAGCAGTACCTGCTCAGGAGTCACAGTGGATGGGCTGACAGTTTGCCCCTGCAGGATGTCCTCAGGAGCTCCAGGACTCTCATCCGACCCTCAGGAGGCAAAGAAGCAGAGCAGCTCCATGTCCGCTTCATCCAGCCTTACCCCTAGTTCCTTCTCTCATTCCTCACCCCTCAGATCCTCTTTTAGTCCCCCAGTCCCAGGCTTCAACATGCACCATTGTGAAATAAGCCCTTTACATCTAAAAGAGCCCAATTCACAGTCTGATCTCAGACACGGACCCTCAGCCTCTATCACTACAAGCAGCTCAGACACACCTCCTCCAGGTCTATCCCCCAGTAAGTCTCTGCCACAGAAACGAGCTAGGATGTTGCTCCTGCCTCTCATTGGGAAACTACCTGCAATCCAGAGAAAAGCTAGGGGGAAAAAGTGGCTGCTGGAGAAGAGTCAGGAcaaggagggagaggatgaaGTGGAAACTAAGGGCAGTGGAGTGGATCCCAGAGCAGTCGCTGACAGTCAGAAACATCCTCTGAGCATGGCTGAGTCAAACTCCGGCAGCACGCCAAATCTCTGCCCATCACAGATTAGAACTGATGACAaacagacaggtggagagacAGCAGCGCCAATCAGCTTTACTGCTGAGGAGATGGACAAATACCGCCTCCTGCAAGAGCAGGCAAGAGAACACATGCAGAAAGTCCTGGAACAGACGCAAGAGGGTgaagatacacacacagggacaaactacacacacaccatacagaCAGAGAACTGTGGGACTTCAGAGGAACAATACACACACGTACCTGCACTCTTGCACAATCCCTCGCAGCCTCAAACCCAGTCAATTCACACAGATGTGAtgcaaacacaagcacagcATGCCCTCCAG GCCCAGAATAAAGGGAAAGGTGCACCTGCTATTCAAAGACAAGCTGGGCTTGtgtcatcctctctctttccttctgaACCACAGACAGACCAGCTGCCTTTTGAAGTATCCCTCATGCCAGGCAAAGAGGGGCAAGAGAAAGTGATAATACTCTGCCCTTATCTCCATTCCATACAGGTTATCTGA
- the LOC120783645 gene encoding G patch domain-containing protein 8 isoform X1 has product MGPKPREGPGMACSACYYLVISSTHLNNGHFRRVKGVFRGPLCPTATSDSPERAERALGCSVEDLKALFYCELCDKQYLRHQEFDNHINSYDHAHKQRLKDLKHREFARNVASKSWKDQRKQEKALRRLHQLAQLQQETQRVPGRTYGLRSTVRAVSQQQDRDVDQRDHSPDDKPEPFSHTQQPRPTQALTTTLSHQPEDPCQSPCLIPLPTALAESSLMTHPASSTNPPAVETQSCMGLYPQLPLTARGRVGGRLGVSFCFSRRGPRLEPSASVFSDLEEEEREKREQMKERIKEMMEDIDREIGAAEERKHSESEKHKSSSDSVGSSDIGQIPRETVKEEGEIEKKDIVVKEHSLTSTAAPGNQSHDSLFSPLKTQVTIWGTALAGAHMDTEHTDSETERKPETERGREESQQMCVLGKDGSTRLRWPVSLLKFTKSQPHISYSCNPLCLNPQQTEQLTEDLQVSQQNQMCALSDESNPCVPVILTPDTHSCLQRQTRHELREPRQKIAEEDFKAEQHIDVETKAHLFLKKNLTTSETGQESERCRLSMENCVRAASQPFDPAYSDSSDTNSHNPLGGRLGGARGIRERPLKALSCKLESVTQSGTQGMCIGPSRCECGSETMCECASTPQPYVGVSEVSCKNRKTSTKKHKLGKRKRGEKERASNKPQSARCKVRSVVSTVSTGRERRGEAGGSWGKKKRQSESGELRMRRSVRRAGSSCLLGRCEAEPVSVSVRKRRPHRSHSSESQSQPDREQAEHCSAYSQLTRHTADRDTKGEGKRDRDAGTFPWRSHFSLHSFSPGCDSKPFWERGHHSNPRSFIDCCYPDNSYGSSPVRKRKLLHRDRKFIHSKRKNLRHSEVWERSGRKMGGHSGCRDRGLISDTQQQWEWMRGNCPGGGEEGRTRTGWRSRNRAVEKDRVARFSPSPSRWGRRSRHLSTEDVDWDRCSVDRWTWGSSDSWEDRGTHRSTSGSRTGADSRDSPGCLWRCTGTGRSSSRYFSSPEWWTSRQTYSPQSVVNTRASRCHSPRSCSPCSSTSMSELSWEWSRSSTCSGVTVDGLTVCPCRMSSGAPGLSSDPQEAKKQSSSMSASSSLTPSSFSHSSPLRSSFSPPVPGFNMHHCEISPLHLKEPNSQSDLRHGPSASITTSSSDTPPPGLSPSKSLPQKRARMLLLPLIGKLPAIQRKARGKKWLLEKSQDKEGEDEVETKGSGVDPRAVADSQKHPLSMAESNSGSTPNLCPSQIRTDDKQTGGETAAPISFTAEEMDKYRLLQEQAREHMQKVLEQTQEGEDTHTGTNYTHTIQTENCGTSEEQYTHVPALLHNPSQPQTQSIHTDVMQTQAQHALQVSLPLPHVTPQENFTQPIALGVPNLTPLPPSPPLSSLHHIILQHTALSMPHSSSSSTKSPTSPAIHPHPAQLPHPLPPLHPSLHHHLQLSPFSISSLFPSILLSHHPIPLLPQSPTFHATPLAPLSPVALQPLNPQPFMDRVWPVRFQQKAL; this is encoded by the exons gaACGTGCAGAAAGGGCCTTGGGCTGCTCAGTCGAGGATCTGAAGGCTCTTTTCTACTGTGAGCTGTGTGACAAGCAGTACCTCAGACACCAGGAGTTTGACAACCACATCAACTCCTACGaccatgcacacaaacag AGGCTGAAGGACCTCAAGCACAGGGAGTTTGCTCGCAACGTGGCCTCCAAATCATGGAAGGACCAGCGCAAACAGGAGAAGGCTCTCAGACGCCTGCACCAGCTTGCACAGCTGCAACAGGAAACTCAGCG AGTCCCAGGAAGGACTTATGGGCTAAGAAGTACAGTCAGAGCTGTGAGCCAGCAGCAAGATAGAGACGTGGATCAAAGAGACCACAGCCCTGACGACAAACCTGAACCCTTCAGCCACACTCAGCAACCCCGTCCTACGCAAGCCCTGACAACTACTCTCAGCCACCAGCCAGAAGATCCATGTCAATCTCCTTGCCTAATACCGTTGCCCACTGCTCTAGCAGAGTCCTCACTAATGACACATCCAGCATCCAGTACAAACCCTCCTGCAGTGGAAACCCAATCTTGCATGGGCTTGTATCCCCAGCTGCCTCTCACTGCGCGTGGGAGAGTGGGAGGCAGGCTTGGGGTATCTTTCTGCTTCTCACGCAGGGGGCCCAGGCTGGAGCCTTCTGCCTCAGTGTTCTCAGACctcgaggaggaggagagagagaagagggagcaaatgaaagaaaggatAAAGGAAATGATGGAAGATATCGACAGGGAGATTGGGGCAGCggaggagaggaaacacagTGAGAGTGAAAAGCATAAGTCTAGCTCTGACAGTGTTGGATCGAGCGACATTGGGCAAATCCCCAGAGAGACTGTGAAAGAAGAGGGggagattgaaaaaaaagacatcgTGGTGAAAGAACACTCTCTTACTTCCACAGCAGCACCTGGTAATCAGAGCCATGACTCACTATTTTCGCCCTTGAAGACCCAGGTGACCATATGGGGTACAGCACTAGCAGGGGCACACATGGACACCGAACACACAGatagtgagacagagagaaagccagaaacagagagggggagggaggagagtcAGCAAATGTGTGTGCTAGGGAAAGATGGCTCGACTCGTCTGAGATGGCCGGTCAGTCTGCTAAAATTCACCAAGTCTCAACCACACATTTCCTACAGTTGCAACCCACTCTGCTTAAACCCCCAACAAACAGAACAACTCACAGAGGATCTGCAGGTGTCACAACAGAATCAGATGTGCGCTCTCTCAGATGAATCAAACCCATGTGTGCCAGTTATTCTTACACCAGACACTCACTCTTGTTTacaaagacagacaagacaTGAGTTGAGAGAACCCAGACAGAAAATAGCTGAGGAGGATTTCAAGGCAGAGCAACATATTGATGTAGAGACAAAAGCACACCtgttcctaaaaaaaaaccttacaacATCAGAAACAGGACAAGAGAGTGAAAGATGCAGGCTAAGTATGGAGAACTGTGTAAGGGCAGCATCCCAACCATTTGACCCTGCCTATAGTGACAGCTCTGACACAAACTCCCACAATCCTCTGGGAGGCAGATTAGGGGGTGCGAGAGGGATCAGGGAGAGACCCCTCAAAGCCCTGAGCTGTAAATTAGAGTCTGTCACCCAGTCTGGCACACAAGGGATGTGCATAGGCCCATCCAGGTGTGAGTGTGGGAGTGAgacaatgtgtgagtgtgccaGCACTCCACAGCCATACGTGGGTGTCTCAGAAGTGTCAtgcaaaaacaggaaaactagcacaaagaaacacaagctgggaaagaggaagaggggtgAAAAGGAAAGAGCTTCAAACAAGCCCCAATCAGCAAGGTGCAAAGTGAGGAGTGTTGTCTCTACAGTCTCCACTGgtagagaaaggagaggagaagctggagggagctgggggaagaaaaagaggcaaagtGAGAGCGGGGAgttgaggatgaggaggagtgTGCGGAGAGCAGGGAGCAGCTGTCTCCTGGGGAGATGTGAGGCTGAGccagtgtctgtctctgtcaggaAGAGGAGGCCTCATAGGAGCCACAGCTCTGAATCCCAGTCACAGCCAGACAGAGAGCAGGCAGAGCACTGCAGTGCCTACTCCCAGCTCAccagacacacagcagacagagacaccaaaggggagggaaagagagacagagatgcagggACTTTTCCCTGGCGATCTCACTTCTCCTTACACTCCTTCTCACCAGGATGTGACTCAAAGCCGTTTTGGGAAAGGGGTCACCATAGCAACCCCAGGAGTTTCATTGACTGCTGTTACCCTGACAACAGCTATGGTAGCAGCCcggtgagaaaaagaaaactcctCCACAGGGACAGGAAATTCATTCATAGTAAGAGGAAGAATTTGAGGCATAGTGAGGTCTGGGAGAGGAGTGGCAGGAAAATGGGAGGGCATTCAGGTTGCAGAGACAGAGGCCTGATATCAGATACACAACAACAGTGGGAGTGGATGAGAGGAAACTGTCCTGGAGGTGGTGAAGAGGGCAGGACAAGGACTGGGTGGAGATCGAGAAACAGAGCAGTGGAGAAAGATCGGGTGGCAAGATTTAGCCCCAGTCCTAGCAGGTGGGGCAGGAGAAGCAGACATCTTAGCACAGAAGATGTAGACTGGGACAGGTGCAGTGTGGACAGATGGACATGGGGCAGCAGCGACAGCTGGGAAGACAGGGGGACACACAGATCCACGTCAGGCTCCAGAACAGGGGCTGACAGCAGAGACAGCCCAGGCTGTTTGTGGAGATGTACAGGCACCGGACGCTCAAGCTCCAGATACTTCTCCAGCCCTGAGTGGTGGACAAGTAGGCAGACGTACAGCCCCCAGAGTGTGGTGAATACACGGGCCAGCAGATGCCATAGCCCGCGCTCCTGCAGCCCCTGCAGCAGCACCAGTATGTCCGAGCTGAGCTGGGAGTGGAGCAGGAGCAGTACCTGCTCAGGAGTCACAGTGGATGGGCTGACAGTTTGCCCCTGCAGGATGTCCTCAGGAGCTCCAGGACTCTCATCCGACCCTCAGGAGGCAAAGAAGCAGAGCAGCTCCATGTCCGCTTCATCCAGCCTTACCCCTAGTTCCTTCTCTCATTCCTCACCCCTCAGATCCTCTTTTAGTCCCCCAGTCCCAGGCTTCAACATGCACCATTGTGAAATAAGCCCTTTACATCTAAAAGAGCCCAATTCACAGTCTGATCTCAGACACGGACCCTCAGCCTCTATCACTACAAGCAGCTCAGACACACCTCCTCCAGGTCTATCCCCCAGTAAGTCTCTGCCACAGAAACGAGCTAGGATGTTGCTCCTGCCTCTCATTGGGAAACTACCTGCAATCCAGAGAAAAGCTAGGGGGAAAAAGTGGCTGCTGGAGAAGAGTCAGGAcaaggagggagaggatgaaGTGGAAACTAAGGGCAGTGGAGTGGATCCCAGAGCAGTCGCTGACAGTCAGAAACATCCTCTGAGCATGGCTGAGTCAAACTCCGGCAGCACGCCAAATCTCTGCCCATCACAGATTAGAACTGATGACAaacagacaggtggagagacAGCAGCGCCAATCAGCTTTACTGCTGAGGAGATGGACAAATACCGCCTCCTGCAAGAGCAGGCAAGAGAACACATGCAGAAAGTCCTGGAACAGACGCAAGAGGGTgaagatacacacacagggacaaactacacacacaccatacagaCAGAGAACTGTGGGACTTCAGAGGAACAATACACACACGTACCTGCACTCTTGCACAATCCCTCGCAGCCTCAAACCCAGTCAATTCACACAGATGTGAtgcaaacacaagcacagcATGCCCTCCAGGTCAGTCTCCCACTTCCACATGTGACTCCACAAGAGAACTTTACTCAACCCATTGCTCTTGGAGTCCCAAACCTCACCCCTCTTCCACCATCCCCACCTCTATCCAGCCTTCATCATATCATTTTACAACACACAGCCCTCTCCATGCCCcactcctcttcatcctctacCAAGTCACCCACCTCTCCTGCCATCCACCCACATCCAGCTCAGCTCCCTCACCCCCTCCCACCtctccacccctccctccatcaTCACCTTCAACTATCtcccttctccatctcctctttgtttccctCCATCCTGTTGTCCCATCATCccatccctctcctccctcagtcGCCTACTTTCCACGCGACCCCACTCGCTCCGCTCTCCCCAGTAGCACTGCAACCCTTGAACCCTCAGCCTTTCATGGACAGAGTATGGCCGGTGAGGTTTCAACAGAAGGCGTTATGA